A window from Citrobacter amalonaticus encodes these proteins:
- the nlpA gene encoding lipoprotein NlpA: protein MKLTIPHLRTGAAVLLAGLLLAGCDQQSSDAKHIKVGVINGAEQDVAEVAKKVAKEKYGLDVELVGFSGSLLPNDATNHGELDANVFQHRPFLEQDNQAHNYKLVAVGNTFVFPMAGYSKKIKTVDQLKDGATVAIPNDPTNLGRALLLLQKEQLITLKEGKGLLPTALDITANPRHLQIMELEGAQLPRVLDDPKVDVAIISTTYIQQTGLSPVHDSVFIEDKNSPYVNILVAREDNKDAENVKEFLASYQSPEVAKAAETIFNGGAVPGW from the coding sequence GTGAAATTGACGATACCTCATTTACGGACAGGGGCAGCGGTACTGTTGGCAGGATTGTTGTTGGCCGGTTGCGACCAGCAGAGCAGCGATGCAAAGCACATTAAAGTCGGCGTGATTAACGGCGCTGAGCAGGATGTGGCGGAAGTCGCCAAAAAAGTGGCGAAAGAGAAGTATGGGCTTGATGTTGAACTGGTCGGTTTCAGCGGCTCGCTGTTGCCGAACGATGCCACCAATCACGGTGAACTGGATGCCAACGTTTTCCAGCATCGTCCGTTCCTTGAGCAGGATAATCAGGCACACAACTATAAGCTGGTCGCGGTGGGGAATACCTTTGTCTTCCCGATGGCCGGTTATTCGAAAAAAATCAAAACGGTGGATCAACTGAAAGACGGCGCGACGGTGGCGATCCCGAACGATCCTACCAACCTCGGGCGTGCGCTGTTGCTGTTGCAAAAAGAGCAGTTGATTACCCTGAAAGAAGGAAAAGGTTTACTGCCGACGGCGCTGGATATTACCGCCAACCCGCGTCATTTACAGATTATGGAGCTGGAAGGGGCACAACTGCCGCGTGTACTGGACGACCCGAAAGTTGACGTGGCGATTATCAGCACCACTTACATTCAGCAAACCGGGCTTTCTCCGGTTCACGACAGCGTGTTTATCGAAGATAAAAATTCGCCGTATGTGAACATCCTCGTGGCGCGGGAAGACAATAAAGATGCGGAAAATGTGAAGGAATTTCTGGCCTCTTATCAGTCACCTGAGGTCGCCAAAGCGGCAGAAACGATCTTTAACGGCGGCGCGGTGCCGGGTTGGTAA
- a CDS encoding carboxylate/amino acid/amine transporter yields MGSTRRGMLNVLIAAVLWGSSGVCAQYIMEQSQMSSQFLTMTRLIFAGLILLMLSVVHGDKIFSLFKNRKDALSLLIFSVVGALTVQLTFLLTIEKSNAATATVLQFLSPTIIVAWFALVRKARPGVLVLTAILTSLIGTFLLVTHGNPTSLSISPAALFWGIASAFAAAFYTTYPSTLIARYGTLPIVGWSMLIGGMILLPFYAGEGTDFVVNGSLILAFFYLVVIGTSLTFSLYLKGAQMIGGPKASILSCAEPLSSALLSLLLLGITFTLPDWLGTLLILSSVVLISMDSRRRARAA; encoded by the coding sequence ATGGGGTCCACCAGAAGAGGGATGCTGAATGTCCTGATTGCCGCCGTTTTATGGGGAAGTTCAGGGGTCTGCGCGCAGTACATCATGGAGCAAAGCCAGATGTCGTCGCAATTTCTGACCATGACGCGTCTGATATTTGCTGGCTTAATTCTGCTGATGCTCTCCGTGGTTCACGGCGACAAAATCTTTTCCCTTTTCAAAAACCGCAAAGACGCCCTGAGCCTGCTGATTTTTTCTGTCGTCGGCGCGCTGACGGTACAACTCACCTTCCTGCTGACCATCGAAAAATCTAACGCCGCGACTGCCACGGTGCTGCAATTTCTGTCGCCAACGATCATCGTGGCGTGGTTCGCGCTGGTGCGTAAGGCCCGTCCCGGCGTGCTGGTGCTGACCGCAATCCTCACCTCGCTCATCGGCACCTTTTTGCTGGTCACGCACGGCAACCCGACCTCACTGTCTATTTCACCCGCCGCGCTGTTCTGGGGGATTGCCTCAGCGTTTGCCGCCGCGTTTTACACCACCTACCCGTCAACGCTGATTGCGCGCTACGGCACCTTGCCGATTGTCGGCTGGAGTATGTTAATCGGCGGGATGATCCTGTTGCCGTTTTACGCCGGTGAGGGCACAGATTTTGTGGTCAATGGCAGCCTGATTCTGGCGTTTTTTTATCTGGTGGTGATCGGCACGTCGTTGACGTTCAGCCTGTATCTGAAAGGGGCGCAGATGATTGGTGGGCCGAAAGCGAGCATTTTAAGCTGCGCCGAACCGCTGAGCAGCGCGTTGCTGTCGTTGCTCTTGTTGGGGATTACCTTCACCCTGCCGGACTGGCTGGGCACGCTGCTGATTCTGTCTTCCGTGGTGTTGATCTCAATGGATTCCCGCCGCCGCGCCAGAGCTGCCTGA
- a CDS encoding anti-virulence regulator CigR family protein gives MGKRRGLTAVLATLVSLSLFAAPVMANPGNGNGNGHGGGQGNSSGNQGNKGNQGNHGQKGNPAQKNNGSSDHRKNYGKPDHVESDISFATARHLAVNYGLTGYDSLPPGIAKNLARGKPLPPGIAKKAVPASMLGELPYYPGYEWRIVGDDLVLIALSTAVVTAIINGVFD, from the coding sequence ATGGGTAAGCGTCGTGGTTTAACGGCTGTGCTGGCCACTCTGGTTTCTCTCTCTCTGTTTGCCGCGCCGGTTATGGCAAATCCGGGAAATGGCAACGGAAATGGTCATGGCGGCGGTCAGGGCAACAGCAGTGGCAACCAGGGGAATAAAGGTAACCAGGGGAACCATGGACAAAAAGGAAATCCGGCCCAGAAAAACAACGGTTCTTCCGATCATCGTAAAAATTACGGCAAACCCGATCACGTCGAGTCTGACATCAGTTTCGCGACAGCGCGTCATCTGGCGGTGAACTACGGCCTGACGGGATATGATTCTCTGCCTCCGGGAATCGCGAAAAACCTGGCACGAGGAAAACCGCTTCCTCCGGGGATCGCGAAAAAGGCGGTTCCGGCATCGATGCTGGGAGAACTCCCTTACTATCCGGGCTATGAGTGGAGAATCGTTGGGGATGATTTAGTGCTGATAGCGCTGAGTACCGCAGTGGTAACCGCAATTATCAACGGTGTGTTTGATTAA
- a CDS encoding LysR substrate-binding domain-containing protein: MIDLRQLKYFVVVAEEEHVGRAAERLHISQSPLSRQIAQLEERLGLMLFERNQQRIRLTADGQTFLAETRSLLTHANRLESLGKRLGRGEDGGLCIGYIENAMHSGVLSTALRTLRLSRPDVHIALYSQPPATQIEGLRQRSLDFSLVDTPPTDSEQDLEYIQVLDDRMLLALPQNHPLAEEENLVATQLANQQWIAVIHNDDAHSRDDFVAACVKAGFNPDIRLEAGEPLTALGLVAAGLGLALIQHSLRHNAPEGVVLRELPWMNYSTQLWAAWHKANQRPLVSHFRQILRGE; this comes from the coding sequence ATGATTGATTTACGCCAACTGAAATACTTCGTGGTGGTCGCAGAAGAAGAGCACGTAGGACGTGCTGCTGAGCGACTGCATATCTCGCAATCGCCGCTCAGCCGCCAGATTGCGCAACTGGAAGAGCGCCTGGGACTGATGCTGTTTGAGCGCAATCAACAACGTATCCGACTGACTGCTGATGGGCAGACATTCCTCGCCGAAACGCGCTCATTGCTGACGCATGCCAATCGTCTGGAATCACTGGGTAAACGTCTGGGACGCGGTGAAGATGGAGGCTTGTGTATTGGCTATATTGAAAACGCCATGCATTCCGGCGTGCTTTCTACGGCGTTGCGTACGTTACGCTTATCGCGCCCGGATGTGCATATCGCGCTTTACAGCCAGCCACCGGCTACCCAGATTGAAGGTTTGCGCCAGCGCAGCCTCGATTTTTCACTGGTCGATACACCGCCCACAGACAGTGAACAGGATCTGGAATACATTCAGGTTCTGGACGATCGCATGCTGTTGGCCTTACCGCAAAATCATCCGCTGGCGGAGGAAGAAAACCTTGTCGCAACACAGCTTGCCAACCAGCAGTGGATTGCCGTTATTCATAATGACGATGCCCATTCCCGTGATGATTTTGTCGCGGCCTGTGTCAAAGCCGGGTTTAATCCCGATATTCGTTTAGAAGCTGGTGAACCGCTGACAGCATTAGGTCTGGTCGCTGCAGGATTAGGTCTGGCATTAATTCAACATAGCCTGCGTCACAATGCGCCGGAGGGCGTGGTATTACGCGAATTGCCGTGGATGAATTATTCCACGCAACTATGGGCTGCCTGGCATAAAGCCAATCAACGCCCGTTGGTATCCCATTTCCGCCAGATCCTACGCGGTGAATAA
- a CDS encoding aldo/keto reductase, giving the protein MSIKNLLPGKIGLGGAPLGNMFRAIPEEEAHATVSEAWNLGVRYFDTAPLYGSGLSEIRMGEALSQYPRDEYVLSSKVGRIMLDEMEDPAKRDFGEKGGLFEHGLKNKILNDYSADATLRSIEDSLKRLKTDHLDIVWIHDPAQDFYGDSWLEQFNIARTGAFRALTRLRDEGVIKAWGLGVNRVEPCELTLALDEPKPDAFLLAGRYSLLDHERALQRLMPEALEHNVDIVVGGPYSSGVLAGGEHFEYQKASPAIKQKVAQIHAIAAHFNVDVKAAALQFALANPAVAAVIPGSSRPGRMAEDLAALNATVPAEFWTEMRRQALVAENAPLPTR; this is encoded by the coding sequence ATGAGCATTAAAAATTTACTTCCCGGCAAAATCGGCTTAGGCGGCGCGCCGCTCGGCAACATGTTCCGTGCCATTCCGGAAGAAGAGGCCCACGCCACCGTGAGCGAAGCCTGGAACCTGGGCGTGCGCTACTTTGACACCGCGCCGCTGTACGGCTCTGGCCTTTCTGAAATTCGTATGGGCGAAGCGCTGTCTCAGTATCCACGCGATGAATATGTTTTGAGCAGTAAAGTCGGCCGCATCATGCTGGACGAAATGGAAGATCCCGCCAAACGTGATTTTGGTGAGAAAGGCGGTCTTTTCGAACACGGCCTGAAGAACAAAATTCTGAATGACTACTCTGCCGATGCCACCCTGCGCTCGATTGAAGACAGCCTGAAACGCCTGAAAACGGACCATCTGGATATCGTCTGGATCCACGATCCGGCGCAGGACTTCTACGGTGACAGCTGGCTGGAGCAGTTCAATATTGCCCGTACGGGGGCATTTCGTGCGCTGACACGTTTGCGTGACGAGGGCGTGATCAAAGCGTGGGGACTGGGCGTGAACCGCGTTGAACCTTGTGAACTGACGCTGGCGCTTGATGAGCCGAAGCCGGATGCGTTCCTGCTGGCGGGTCGTTATTCCCTGTTGGATCACGAACGTGCACTGCAACGCCTGATGCCAGAAGCGCTGGAACATAACGTCGATATCGTCGTCGGCGGCCCTTACAGCTCCGGCGTACTGGCAGGTGGTGAGCACTTTGAATATCAGAAAGCCTCCCCGGCCATTAAGCAGAAAGTGGCGCAAATTCACGCCATTGCCGCGCATTTTAACGTCGATGTTAAAGCAGCGGCGCTGCAGTTCGCGCTGGCAAACCCTGCCGTCGCGGCGGTTATTCCTGGCTCCAGCCGTCCTGGCCGTATGGCGGAAGATCTGGCTGCGCTGAATGCAACCGTTCCGGCTGAATTCTGGACGGAAATGCGCCGTCAGGCTCTGGTTGCGGAAAACGCGCCGCTGCCGACCCGTTAA
- a CDS encoding SDR family NAD(P)-dependent oxidoreductase, with protein sequence MKLDLTGKVAVVSGSTSGIGQGIAAGLAKAGATVVVVGRKQRGVDDAMAAITAQNPAASLRGVVADLSTEHGVNALIAAVPTTDVLVNNLGIFNDKDFFSVPDDEWLHFYNVNVLSGVRLARHYAPAMTEQGWGRIIFVSSESGVAIPGDMINYGVTKAANLAVSHGLAKRLAGTGVTVNAILPGPTFTDGLQEMLADAAAQSGRSPREQADEFVRTARPSSIIQRAADVEEVANLAVYLASPLSSATTGAALRVDGGVVDTLTM encoded by the coding sequence ATGAAACTGGATCTGACAGGTAAAGTCGCTGTGGTCAGCGGCTCAACCTCCGGTATTGGGCAGGGTATTGCCGCCGGACTGGCAAAAGCAGGCGCAACGGTGGTTGTCGTCGGGCGTAAACAGCGCGGCGTCGATGACGCGATGGCCGCGATTACGGCACAAAATCCTGCGGCGTCGCTGCGTGGCGTGGTGGCCGATCTCAGCACCGAACATGGCGTAAATGCGCTGATCGCCGCCGTTCCGACGACGGATGTGCTGGTCAATAATCTGGGGATTTTCAACGATAAAGATTTCTTCAGCGTTCCGGATGACGAGTGGCTGCACTTCTATAACGTCAACGTCCTCTCCGGCGTTCGTCTGGCGCGTCATTATGCGCCAGCCATGACGGAACAGGGCTGGGGGCGAATTATCTTTGTTTCGTCCGAATCGGGCGTGGCTATCCCCGGCGACATGATCAACTACGGCGTCACAAAAGCCGCGAATCTGGCGGTGTCCCACGGTCTGGCGAAGCGACTCGCCGGAACCGGTGTGACCGTTAACGCCATTCTGCCGGGGCCGACTTTTACCGATGGCCTGCAGGAGATGCTGGCGGACGCCGCCGCACAGTCCGGACGTAGCCCGCGTGAACAAGCCGACGAGTTTGTCAGAACGGCGCGCCCGAGCTCCATCATCCAGCGTGCGGCGGATGTGGAAGAAGTGGCGAATCTGGCGGTTTATCTCGCGTCTCCGCTCTCTTCGGCAACGACAGGGGCAGCCCTGCGCGTCGATGGCGGCGTCGTCGACACCCTGACAATGTAA
- a CDS encoding SRPBCC family protein, which yields MAKTSVSIEIPASADAVWQLMGGFDALPDWLPFIPKSVVTEGGRVRSLTTSDGGTVIERLEAFDNRQRSYTYSIIQAPFPVVNYLSTITVHETADSQISRVEWSGEFTPVNVSDEEAQALFTGIYSDGLKALKDNFVS from the coding sequence ATGGCTAAGACAAGTGTATCGATTGAAATTCCGGCTTCTGCCGACGCAGTATGGCAACTGATGGGCGGCTTTGACGCGTTGCCGGACTGGCTGCCGTTCATCCCGAAAAGCGTGGTGACAGAAGGGGGGCGCGTGCGTTCGCTGACAACTTCCGACGGCGGTACCGTGATTGAGCGTCTGGAAGCGTTTGATAATCGTCAGCGCAGCTACACCTACTCCATTATTCAGGCGCCGTTTCCGGTGGTGAATTACCTCTCAACCATCACGGTTCATGAGACCGCCGACAGCCAGATTTCCCGCGTGGAATGGTCCGGCGAATTCACGCCGGTGAACGTATCTGACGAAGAGGCTCAGGCGCTGTTTACGGGCATCTACAGTGATGGTCTCAAGGCGCTGAAGGACAACTTTGTTTCCTGA
- a CDS encoding DUF1471 domain-containing protein, which produces MKTIFAIFTASLFSAVAFNASAQSVTATGTTLDSAEAVIAQKAKEMNASEYKITSARMGNTVTMSAELYK; this is translated from the coding sequence ATGAAAACTATTTTCGCTATTTTTACTGCCTCTCTGTTCTCTGCTGTGGCGTTTAACGCCTCTGCGCAAAGCGTTACGGCAACCGGCACCACGCTGGATTCCGCTGAAGCGGTCATCGCGCAAAAAGCCAAAGAGATGAATGCCTCTGAATACAAAATTACCAGTGCGCGCATGGGCAACACCGTCACCATGAGTGCAGAACTGTATAAATAA